Proteins encoded by one window of Pseudonocardia sp. HH130629-09:
- a CDS encoding ABC transporter ATP-binding protein, whose amino-acid sequence MSNALATPAATDVCVEISGLKKEFFRHNNARTHRAIDDVSFAVTKGDFFTLLGPSGCGKTTTLRCLAGLETADGGEITMDGTTVFSADTKRDVAPNDRPIAMVPQSYGIWPHMTVFDNAAFPLRYGRRTFPNHETKRRVSAMLAQVGLSDYADRWSTQLSGGQQQRLALARALLCEPEVLLLDEPLSNLDAKLRAQLRAELRSFQQRFGVTTIYVTHDQTEALAMSDTIVVMNRGRIEQIGSPDEIYEAPASRFVADFVGSANLIPGVLDGPTPSAGGAVDAKTEVGTIQCGRSAPAAGPLSPGQELTVCVRPENIRVLAEPAIQDVGPNCFQARVETTEYLGDRQEMNIVIGDVALRAHGPAHPRVQPGDDVTVVLEPARTIALWA is encoded by the coding sequence ATGTCCAACGCCCTCGCGACCCCCGCCGCCACCGACGTCTGCGTGGAGATCTCCGGCCTGAAGAAGGAGTTCTTCCGTCACAACAACGCCCGAACCCACCGCGCCATCGACGACGTCAGCTTCGCCGTCACCAAGGGCGACTTCTTCACCCTGCTCGGCCCCAGCGGCTGTGGAAAGACCACCACCCTGCGTTGCCTCGCCGGTCTAGAGACCGCCGACGGCGGCGAGATCACCATGGACGGCACGACAGTCTTCTCCGCCGACACCAAGCGCGACGTCGCCCCCAACGACCGGCCTATCGCGATGGTGCCCCAGTCCTACGGGATCTGGCCGCACATGACGGTGTTCGACAATGCGGCCTTCCCGCTGCGCTACGGCCGCCGGACGTTCCCGAATCACGAGACCAAGAGGCGTGTGTCAGCCATGCTCGCGCAGGTCGGGCTATCGGACTACGCCGACCGATGGTCGACTCAGCTAAGTGGCGGTCAGCAACAGCGCCTCGCCCTGGCCCGCGCCCTGCTGTGCGAGCCTGAGGTCCTCCTGCTCGATGAACCACTCTCCAACCTCGACGCCAAACTCCGCGCACAGCTGCGCGCCGAGCTGCGATCGTTCCAACAGCGGTTCGGCGTCACCACCATCTATGTCACCCACGATCAGACCGAGGCTCTGGCCATGTCGGACACCATCGTGGTGATGAACCGCGGGCGCATCGAACAGATCGGCTCGCCCGATGAGATCTACGAGGCCCCGGCCTCGCGCTTCGTGGCCGACTTCGTAGGCAGCGCCAATCTCATCCCTGGAGTGCTGGACGGTCCGACACCGTCTGCCGGGGGCGCCGTAGACGCCAAGACCGAAGTCGGCACCATCCAGTGCGGACGATCAGCCCCAGCGGCCGGCCCCCTCTCCCCAGGCCAGGAACTGACCGTATGTGTACGACCGGAGAACATCCGCGTCCTCGCGGAACCAGCAATCCAGGACGTCGGTCCCAACTGTTTCCAGGCCCGGGTGGAAACGACCGAGTACCTGGGAGACCGGCAGGAGATGAACATCGTCATCGGCGATGTCGCGCTCCGGGCCCATGGTCCCGCCCACCCGCGAGTCCAGCCCGGCGACGACGTGACCGTCGTCCTGGAGCCGGCTCGAACCATCGCGCTGTGGGCCTAG
- a CDS encoding ABC transporter permease codes for MIAVYRRQTRESHRFQVVSGKGYRATPVRLGRWKIPATAGVTLYVLLAIVVPILTLVWTSLTPFLQPVSLSSIGDLSFTNYGAIFTNPALSQAVLNTLVISVVTATATAVLALWLALAATRGGRFGRWLFDLSFLVFAIPSVVLGVSVLFLYLFVPIPVYGTIWIIIIALTTRYIPRGSRMIQTALLQLDNGLEEVGRVSGASSATVVRRVVLPLVAPTVSRTWLWVFANALGELPIALLLSSSDNRTIVVLLWDMIGESANYPEASALAVLLLALTAVSVWWVNRRGAQPTH; via the coding sequence ATGATCGCTGTCTACCGTCGACAGACCCGCGAGTCGCACCGATTCCAGGTCGTCAGCGGGAAGGGCTACCGCGCCACCCCGGTCCGCCTCGGCCGCTGGAAGATCCCCGCGACAGCTGGCGTCACACTCTATGTCCTGCTCGCCATCGTCGTTCCGATCCTGACCCTGGTATGGACGAGCCTGACACCGTTCCTGCAACCCGTCAGCCTCTCCAGCATCGGCGACCTCAGCTTCACCAACTACGGTGCGATCTTCACGAACCCGGCCCTGAGCCAGGCCGTGCTCAACACGCTCGTGATCAGCGTCGTGACCGCGACCGCGACCGCCGTGCTCGCGCTCTGGCTGGCGCTCGCCGCAACCCGGGGTGGCCGCTTCGGGCGATGGCTTTTCGACCTGTCCTTCCTCGTCTTCGCCATCCCCAGCGTCGTCCTGGGCGTCTCGGTCCTGTTCCTCTATCTGTTCGTACCGATCCCGGTCTACGGAACGATCTGGATCATCATCATCGCCCTGACCACCCGCTACATCCCGCGTGGATCGCGCATGATCCAGACCGCGCTGCTCCAGCTCGACAACGGGCTCGAGGAGGTCGGCCGGGTCTCCGGCGCTTCGTCGGCAACCGTGGTGCGCCGCGTCGTCCTGCCCCTCGTCGCACCGACAGTGTCCCGGACCTGGCTGTGGGTGTTCGCCAACGCCCTCGGAGAACTTCCGATCGCGCTGCTGCTGTCCAGCTCCGACAACCGCACCATCGTCGTGTTGTTGTGGGACATGATCGGTGAGAGCGCGAACTACCCCGAGGCCAGCGCCCTCGCCGTCCTACTGCTCGCCCTCACCGCCGTCTCCGTCTGGTGGGTCAACCGCCGTGGCGCCCAACCGACACACTGA
- a CDS encoding IS1380 family transposase, with the protein MQTTSTRPPVIVTADGAGVVSHVGSRLLADVADRTTLTSELSTALAPLRRARARHDPGRVLVDLAVAVADGATRICEIAVLADQGAVFGSVASDSTCWRLLDKLDERRLSSIAAGRARAREVVWAQHADVDGRAFPAARVAGRDLRRHGRDVLVIDLDATIVIAHSEKEQATPTFKKTFGYHPMLAFCDNTGEFLAARLRRGNAGANTAADHINVLDDALAQIPDAFRHGHPILVRTDTAGATKAFLAHIRAQQDTAVSCEFSVGWAVTDRERTVISLVPKTVWAEAVDADGGHRDGAGLAEITGLLPASALVDYPAGTRVVVRRERPHPGAQLDAFEERDGWRYTAFATDTRVGQLAFLDARHRAHARVEDRIRCGKDTGLNHFPSRSFAVNAAWLTVVMLAVDLITWTQRLLLDGDLAKVEPKALRYRLLHTAARITRGQRRVWVRIQRSWPWAVDLARAFARLCALPVPAG; encoded by the coding sequence GTGCAGACTACAAGCACGCGCCCACCGGTCATCGTGACCGCCGACGGCGCTGGGGTGGTGTCGCACGTCGGGTCGCGTCTGCTGGCCGATGTCGCCGACCGGACCACGTTGACCAGTGAACTCTCGACCGCGCTCGCACCGCTGCGACGAGCTCGGGCGCGTCATGATCCGGGGCGGGTGCTGGTCGATCTGGCCGTCGCGGTCGCCGACGGGGCCACGAGGATCTGCGAGATCGCGGTCCTGGCCGATCAGGGCGCGGTGTTCGGGTCGGTGGCATCGGACTCGACCTGCTGGCGACTGCTCGACAAGCTCGACGAGCGCCGGTTGTCCTCGATCGCGGCGGGGCGGGCGCGGGCCCGGGAGGTGGTCTGGGCCCAGCACGCCGACGTCGATGGTCGCGCGTTTCCCGCGGCTCGGGTCGCCGGCCGCGACCTGCGCCGGCACGGCCGGGACGTGCTGGTGATCGATCTCGACGCCACGATCGTCATCGCCCACAGCGAGAAGGAACAGGCCACGCCCACGTTCAAGAAGACGTTCGGGTATCACCCGATGCTGGCGTTCTGCGACAACACCGGCGAGTTCCTCGCCGCCCGCTTGCGCCGCGGGAACGCCGGTGCGAACACCGCCGCGGATCACATCAACGTGCTCGACGACGCGCTCGCCCAGATCCCTGACGCGTTCCGTCACGGGCACCCGATCCTGGTCCGCACCGACACCGCGGGCGCCACGAAAGCCTTCCTCGCCCACATCCGAGCGCAACAAGACACAGCGGTGAGCTGTGAGTTCTCCGTCGGCTGGGCCGTCACCGACCGCGAACGCACCGTGATCAGCCTGGTCCCGAAGACGGTGTGGGCCGAGGCGGTCGACGCTGACGGCGGGCACCGTGACGGCGCCGGGCTGGCCGAGATCACCGGCTTGCTCCCCGCCTCCGCGTTGGTCGACTACCCGGCCGGGACCCGCGTTGTCGTCCGTCGCGAACGGCCGCATCCCGGCGCGCAGCTCGATGCGTTCGAGGAGCGTGACGGCTGGCGCTACACCGCGTTCGCCACCGACACCCGCGTCGGGCAGCTCGCCTTCCTCGACGCCCGCCACCGCGCCCACGCCCGGGTCGAGGACCGGATCCGCTGCGGCAAGGACACCGGCCTCAACCACTTCCCGTCCCGGTCCTTCGCCGTCAACGCGGCGTGGTTGACCGTGGTCATGCTCGCGGTCGACCTGATCACCTGGACCCAGCGCCTGCTTCTCGACGGCGACCTGGCGAAGGTCGAGCCGAAGGCGTTGCGCTACCGGTTGTTGCACACCGCCGCGCGGATCACCCGCGGGCAACGCCGAGTCTGGGTCCGTATCCAACGGTCCTGGCCCTGGGCGGTCGATCTCGCCCGCGCGTTCGCGCGGCTGTGCGCGTTGCCTGTTCCTGCTGGTTGA
- a CDS encoding ABC transporter permease, which translates to MQSGTQLSTRVPPASRADSNGDDLGSDRPRKPRRDRVLVAVNIAIGALLTYLVVFPLGMLVYSSLKDAELKLPFQVPGYTLDNFARILTGQRLFEVALNTLIFVVGTVVFALVVSVILAYLFERTDLPGRRILAPSTLAPMAVPATVMAVAWVLAANPTNGPIALLVQSVLGFPVDIYSLPGMILVAGIFGVPGMYIMIAPTFARLNLEFEEAAATAGAGWWTRTRKVVLPLTVPSISAASMLLIVIALEEFSIPAILGLPDQIFVFSSLIQNALQPPSGIANYGQASAYGVLLVLLSLARTLHGLCR; encoded by the coding sequence ATGCAGTCCGGCACTCAGCTATCCACTCGAGTACCTCCTGCTTCCAGGGCCGACAGCAACGGCGACGACCTCGGGTCCGATCGCCCGCGCAAGCCCCGCAGAGACCGAGTCCTGGTCGCGGTCAACATCGCGATCGGCGCCCTACTCACCTACCTCGTCGTCTTCCCGCTCGGCATGCTGGTCTACAGCAGCCTCAAGGACGCCGAGCTCAAGCTCCCGTTCCAGGTCCCCGGTTACACGCTCGACAACTTCGCGCGGATCCTCACCGGGCAGCGCCTGTTCGAGGTCGCGCTCAACACTCTGATCTTCGTCGTCGGGACCGTGGTCTTCGCGCTGGTCGTCAGCGTGATCCTGGCCTACCTGTTCGAGCGGACCGACCTGCCAGGCCGCCGGATCCTCGCGCCGTCGACGCTCGCGCCGATGGCCGTGCCCGCCACCGTCATGGCCGTGGCATGGGTACTGGCGGCGAACCCGACCAACGGACCGATCGCACTACTCGTGCAGAGTGTTCTCGGCTTTCCGGTCGACATCTACTCGCTGCCCGGAATGATCCTCGTGGCCGGCATCTTCGGGGTGCCGGGCATGTACATCATGATCGCTCCGACGTTCGCCCGGCTGAATCTGGAGTTCGAGGAGGCCGCCGCCACCGCCGGCGCCGGCTGGTGGACCCGCACCCGCAAGGTCGTGCTGCCGCTGACCGTGCCCAGCATCTCCGCCGCGAGCATGCTGCTGATCGTCATCGCGCTCGAGGAGTTCTCGATCCCGGCCATCCTCGGCCTGCCGGACCAGATCTTCGTGTTCAGCAGCCTGATCCAGAACGCGCTCCAGCCGCCGTCCGGGATCGCCAACTACGGCCAGGCCAGCGCATACGGCGTTCTACTAGTCTTGTTGTCACTAGCCCGGACTCTTCACGGGCTGTGCCGGTGA